The genome window GCGTAATCTGGCACAGCGCAGCGCCGGCGCAGCGAAAGAGATTGAGTCGCTGATTGGCGACTCCGTGGCGCGGGTGGATAGCGGCTCAAAACTGGTTAACGAAGCGGGCAGCACCATGAGCGCCATTGTGAAATCGGTCAGCGATGTCACTGAAATCATGAAGCAAATTGCCGCCGCGTCAGAAGAGCAGAGCAAAGGCATTGAGCAGGTAGGCACCGCCGTTGCAGAGATGGACAGCGTAACGCAGCAAAACGCCTCGCTGGTGGAAGAGGTTTCCGCCGCCGCCACCGCGCTGGAGCGTCAAACCGAAGATCTACAGCGCTCGGTATCCCGCTTCCGTTTGTCGGCAGACGATCGGCAGCAGCCGTCTGAGCCGGTAAAAACGCCGGTTTTGACTACGGCCACTGCACGCCAGAAAACCCCAGCCGCCGCCAGCTCGGCGGATGAGTGGGTCTCCTTCTAATCCTGCGCGCGCCCGCACTCAGGGCGCGCTTTGGTTAGTGGGTTGACAGAGCCACGCCACCAGCGTTGTAAGATGCGGTGGCGTTTCTTTTCCCTCGCGGCTGATTAAGCTGTAGGTCGCCCCGGTTCTGACCGCCGAGGTAAAAGGGGCAATCAGTCTCTGAGCCGCCAGATCGCTTTTCACCAGCGTAATATCCGCAACGGTAACGCCAAATCCCTGAATTGCCGCGCCAATCGCCAAATCCATGGTGGCGAAATGCTGATTACGCCGCATCGGCAGTTTCACTTCCTGCGCCTGCAGCCACAGCTGCCAGTCCCGTTCGTCATTGTTGGGATGTAAAAAAGTAAAGCCAGCGAGATCGGCGACGGTCAGTGGACGGTTGTCCAGCAGCGCTGCGGCCATGACTGGCGTCAGTCGCTCCTCAAACAGCAGATGGCTGCCCGTCGGCGTGGTGCCGTAGACAATCGCCGCATCAAAATTTTCCAGTTGATCTTTATGCGCCAGGGTGGTGGTCAGCTTTACATGCAGATCGGGATGCTGCTGCTCCAGCTGTACCAGTCTTGGCAGCAGCCAGCGCATCACGCAGCTGGGCGCACGCAGGCGCAGGGCATTATCGGGCTGCTGCCGGGCCTGTTCAGTCGCGCTCCGCATCAGCTCATAACCCTGCTGAAGCTGCGGCAACAGCGCCGCGCCGCGCGTTGTCAAACGCAGACCCCGTGCGTGACGATCGAACAGGGCAAAGCCCAGCCACTTCTCCAGCGCCGCGATTTTACGGCTTACGGCCCCTTGTGTCAGACAGAGCTCATCGGCGGCACGGGTCAAATTAAGGTGGCGCGCGGTGATCAGAAAAGCATGAACGGCATTCAGCGGCAGCGGTTGATGAACCATAGGGCGATCCTGAGCTATGAATTTTGTGCATAGCTATTATGACAACAATTCGCTTGCTGTCACAACCAGGCTCGGTTTGAATGCTTATATAATTATTATGTATATTTATTCACCCACTGGGGAGCAGGATGGCTTTATCTTCAACCGTAACGCATCGCTCAAAACTGCCGGATGTCGGCACCACTATTTTCAGCGTCATCGGACAGCTTTCCTCGCAGTACGGCGCCATCAACCTGGCGCAGGGCGCACCTAATTTTCCCTGTGATAAAGCGCTGATCGCCAGCGTCGAGCGGGCGATGCGCGCCGGACATAATCAATATGCGCCAATGACCGGCTATCCCCCATTAAAAGAGGCGCTGGCGGAAAAGGTCAGCACGCTGTACGGCCAGCACTATGATGTTGCCAGCGAGGTGCTGATCACCGCCAGCGCCAGCGAAGGGCTCTATGCGGCGATTTCCGGGCTGGTTCATGCCGGCGATGAGGTGATCTTTTTTGAACCCGCCTTTGACAGCTATGCGCCGGTGGTCCGTTTACAGGGGGCCACGCCGATTGCGATAAAACTGAAGGTGCCACAGTTTGCCATCGACTGGGATGAAGTGCGCGCGACCATTACGCCGCGTACCCGCATGATCATTATCAATACGCCGCATAATCCCTCAGGGCAGGTGCTGAGCGCTGAAGATCTGGCACAGCTCGCTACGCTGACGCGCAACAGTGACATCATTGTGCTTTCTGATGAGGTGTATGAGCATATTCTGTTCGACGGACGCCGCCATCATGGTATGGCGACCCATCCTGAGCTGGCGCAGCGCAGCGTTATTGTTTCCTCCCTTGGCAAAACCTTTCACGTAACCGGCTGGCGCGTCGGCTACTGCCTGGCGCCCGCTGAGTTGATGAATGAAGTGGTGAAGGTGCATCAGTTCCTGATGTATGCCGCGGATACGCCCATGCAGGTTGCTTTCGCCGACTGGCTGCGAGAGCCAGCTCACTATCAATCGCTGGCAGGATTCTGGCAGCAGAAACGCGATCTGCTGGCGTTAATGTTGCAGGAGTCACCGTTTGAGCTGCTGCCCACCGCCGGTTCGTTTTTTATGCTGGCAAGCTATCGGCACTTTAGCGACGAAAGCGACAGCGAGATGGTGAAACGGCTGATTATCGGGCACGGCGTGGCTACCATTCCGCTCTCTGCGTTTTATACCGACGGAACGGATAACCGGTTAATTCGGCTCTCGTTTGCCAAAGACGAGGCAACATTGCAGGCGGGCGCGCAGGCGCTCTGTTTGTTAAAGGCGCGCTAATCACTGCGAGGAAAAATCATGAAAAAACGCTCTCTTCTCTGGCTGGCGCTCGGCCTGTTTGCAGCGACGCAGGCCACGGCACAGCAAACGCTGCGCTACGGGGTAGAATCACAGTATCCGCCGTTCGAGAGCCGCAACGCGCAAGGCGAGCTGGAAGGGTTTGATATTGAACTGGGCAATGCGATTTGCCAGGCGGGAAATTTCGCCTGCAGCTGGGTAGAGAGCAGTTTCGATGCGCTGATTCCCGGGCTGACGGCAAAAAAGTTCGACGCAATTAATTCAGCGATGAATATCACCGAGGCACGGATGAAAAGCATCGCCTTTACCCAGCCAATTTACCGCATTCCCAGCATGCTGGTCGGCAAGGCGGATGCCGGGCTACAGCCCAACGCCGCCGGGCTGAAAGGCAAAAATATCGGTGTGCTACAGGGATCGATTCAGGAAACCTACGCTAAGCAGCACTGGGAGCCGCACGGTGTCACTGTAACCTCTTATCAGGATCAAAATCAGGTGTACAACGATATGCTGGCCGGACGGCTGGACGGTACGCTGGTGATGTCGGCGGCCGGCCAGTCTGGCTTTCTGAATAAGCTGCAGGGCAAGGGATACGCCTTTATCGGCAAGGCGGTGGAGGATGACAAAATCCTTGGCTCCGGCATCGGTTTTGGTCTGCGTAAGGATGACAGTCAACTGAAAAGCGAGCTGGACGCGGCGATCGTTAAAGTGCAGCAGGACGGCACCTTGCAAAAGCTGGCGGCGAAGTATTTTCCCGGCATCGACGTCAGCGTCAGCAAACTCTAGCGAACTGATGAAAAACGCCGCTTTGGCTAACTCAGAAACGGTCACCCGGGGGTGACCGTTTGTTTATCGCGCCGCCAGATAGCAGAGCTTTTCTGCTACCAGATAGGATTTTACAAACGAGGGAACCGGCAGGAACTCAAACCGCGAGTGGAAGTTATGCGCGCCGGTAAAAAAGTTAGGCGTTAGCAAACCTTTTGCCGACAGGGCTGCGCCGTCGGTACCGCCGCGCATCGGCACCACTTTCGGCTCAATCTCCAGCTCCGCCAGTGCGGTAAAAATCAGATCGATAGCACGACGATCGTCGCCAATGGCATTGCTGATATTGCTGTAAATGTCGTTGATCGTCACCGCAACCTTGCCGGTGGGATAACGTGCGGCAATCTGCTGCGCCACGTCGTGGATCTGTTGCTTGCGCTGATTAAAGCTGGCTAAATCGAAATCACGAATTGAGGCTCTTAGCCGTGCCTCGCTGGCGTTGGCGTTGATTTCGTTAAACCAGATATAGCCTTCGCGACCGGCGGTATGCTCCGGCGTCTGTTGGCGATCGAAACGGGCGATAAAGTCGTGCGCCATCAGCAATGGATTCACCAGTACCCCTTTTGCCGACATCGGATGCGCCGGAACGCCGGTAAACACAATCTCCGCCGCCGCACCGTTAAAATTCTCATAAACCACTTCACCCAGCTCACAGCAGTCGATAGTCCAGGCGAAATCAACGTTAAAGCGCGTTTCCAGATCCAGCGCTTTTGCGCCGCGCAGGCCTATCTCTTCATCCGGCACAAAGGCCACCACGATGTCGCCATGATCGCCGTTAAGGTTTTCCATCAGCGTCATCACCACACTCACCGCTGCTTTATTGTCTGCGCCCAGTACGCTGGTGCCGTCGCTGAAAATAATCTCCTGGTCGCGGTAGGGCAGGATTTCCGGATGTTCGCTGACGCGCAGCCAGATATCCTGCTGCGCATTCAGACAGAGATCCTCACCGGTAAAGCGCAGCGTCTGCGGATGAATATGCGGCGACAGGCCGACATCAACGGTATCAATATGGGTAATAAAGCCGATGCGTGGCGCACCGGTCCGGTTACCGGGCTTTACGGCGGTTACCGTTGCATGCTCATCAATGATGACCTGCTGCAGACCAAGCGACTCCAGCTCTGCCGCCAGCAGACACGCCATCTGATGCTGCTCCGGCGTGCTGGGCAACGTTTGTGCGGCGCTATTGCTCTGGCTGCTGACAGCAAGATAGCGGTAAAAGCGATCGGTTAACTGACGAGCCAGCCTGTGATTCATAGCGCTTCCTTATCCATGGTTATTAAGTGTTCTGCGAAAGGGGGAAACATGTTATTTATTAACCAGATGTTAAATTGTTTTACACATTGCCAGCGGATTAAGTCAACTAAAAGCGAGGACCGAGATGAAAAAAACGGTAACGGGCGTAGCGCTCATGATGCTGTTCAGCACGGCGGCAGCGGCGAAAACGCTGGTTTATTGTGCAGAAGGATCGCCAGAAAACTTTAACCCCCAGCTTTACACCTCCGGCACCAGCGTTGACGCCAGCGCGGTTCCCCTCTTTAACCGACTGGTAGAGTTTAAAACCGGCACCACTGAACTGGAGCCGAGCCTGGCGCAACGCTGGGATATCAGCCCTGACGGCACGGTTTATACCTTTCATCTGCGGCAGGACGTTCACTTTCACAGCAATAAATATTTTAAGCCGACGCGCACATTCAATGCTGATGACGTAATTTTTTCCTTTATGCGCCAGATGGATAGTAAAAATCCTTACCACAACGTCTCTGGCGGCACCTATGCCAACTTCGAAAGCCTGGAATTTGGCACCCTGATCAAGAAGATTGAAAAAGTAGACGATCATACGGTGCGCTTTACCCTGGCACATGCTGAAGCGCCGTTTCTGGCCGATCTGGCATGGTATTTCGCCTCAATCCATTCCGCCGAATACGCAGATAAAATGTTGAAGGCGGGCACGCCAGAGCGCGTCGACAGAGATCCTGTTGGCACCGGCCCCTTCCAGTTACTGCAGTATCAAAAGGATTCGCGCATTCTCTATAAGGCTTTCCCGGAATACTGGCAGGGCAAAGCGAAACTGGATCGGCTGGTGTTTACCATTACGCCGGATGCTTCGGTGCGCTATGCCAAGCTGGAAAAGAACGAATGTCAGGTGATGCCGTTTCCTAACCCAGCCGATCTGCCGCGCATGCAGGAAAACCCGGATCTGGTGCTGATGAAAAAGTCAGGGCTGAATACCGGTTTCCTCGCGTTTAACACGCAAAAACCGCCGCTGGATAATGTCAAAGTGCGTCAGGCATTAACCATGGCGATCAATAAACCGGCGATTATCGAGGCGATTTTTCATGGTACCGGCAGCGTTGCCAAAAATCTGCTGCCGCCTGATG of Pantoea alhagi contains these proteins:
- a CDS encoding LysR substrate-binding domain-containing protein, which translates into the protein MVHQPLPLNAVHAFLITARHLNLTRAADELCLTQGAVSRKIAALEKWLGFALFDRHARGLRLTTRGAALLPQLQQGYELMRSATEQARQQPDNALRLRAPSCVMRWLLPRLVQLEQQHPDLHVKLTTTLAHKDQLENFDAAIVYGTTPTGSHLLFEERLTPVMAAALLDNRPLTVADLAGFTFLHPNNDERDWQLWLQAQEVKLPMRRNQHFATMDLAIGAAIQGFGVTVADITLVKSDLAAQRLIAPFTSAVRTGATYSLISREGKETPPHLTTLVAWLCQPTNQSAP
- a CDS encoding transporter substrate-binding domain-containing protein codes for the protein MKKRSLLWLALGLFAATQATAQQTLRYGVESQYPPFESRNAQGELEGFDIELGNAICQAGNFACSWVESSFDALIPGLTAKKFDAINSAMNITEARMKSIAFTQPIYRIPSMLVGKADAGLQPNAAGLKGKNIGVLQGSIQETYAKQHWEPHGVTVTSYQDQNQVYNDMLAGRLDGTLVMSAAGQSGFLNKLQGKGYAFIGKAVEDDKILGSGIGFGLRKDDSQLKSELDAAIVKVQQDGTLQKLAAKYFPGIDVSVSKL
- the pepT gene encoding peptidase T, with the protein product MNHRLARQLTDRFYRYLAVSSQSNSAAQTLPSTPEQHQMACLLAAELESLGLQQVIIDEHATVTAVKPGNRTGAPRIGFITHIDTVDVGLSPHIHPQTLRFTGEDLCLNAQQDIWLRVSEHPEILPYRDQEIIFSDGTSVLGADNKAAVSVVMTLMENLNGDHGDIVVAFVPDEEIGLRGAKALDLETRFNVDFAWTIDCCELGEVVYENFNGAAAEIVFTGVPAHPMSAKGVLVNPLLMAHDFIARFDRQQTPEHTAGREGYIWFNEINANASEARLRASIRDFDLASFNQRKQQIHDVAQQIAARYPTGKVAVTINDIYSNISNAIGDDRRAIDLIFTALAELEIEPKVVPMRGGTDGAALSAKGLLTPNFFTGAHNFHSRFEFLPVPSFVKSYLVAEKLCYLAAR
- a CDS encoding ABC transporter substrate-binding protein, which produces MKKTVTGVALMMLFSTAAAAKTLVYCAEGSPENFNPQLYTSGTSVDASAVPLFNRLVEFKTGTTELEPSLAQRWDISPDGTVYTFHLRQDVHFHSNKYFKPTRTFNADDVIFSFMRQMDSKNPYHNVSGGTYANFESLEFGTLIKKIEKVDDHTVRFTLAHAEAPFLADLAWYFASIHSAEYADKMLKAGTPERVDRDPVGTGPFQLLQYQKDSRILYKAFPEYWQGKAKLDRLVFTITPDASVRYAKLEKNECQVMPFPNPADLPRMQENPDLVLMKKSGLNTGFLAFNTQKPPLDNVKVRQALTMAINKPAIIEAIFHGTGSVAKNLLPPDVWSADSALKDYAWDPQQAQQLLAQAGIKPGTVIDLWAMPVQRPYNPNARRMAEMIQSDWAKVGIKARIVSYEWGEYLKRVKNGEHQAALMGWTTATGDPDNFFSPLFSCTAANGGSNSAKWCYQPFEKLINQARTEQDHNKRIQLYQQAQQVMHDQAPAVMIAHSTLFEPVRKEVIGYQIDPFGKHIFYQVDLKN
- a CDS encoding methionine aminotransferase; protein product: MALSSTVTHRSKLPDVGTTIFSVIGQLSSQYGAINLAQGAPNFPCDKALIASVERAMRAGHNQYAPMTGYPPLKEALAEKVSTLYGQHYDVASEVLITASASEGLYAAISGLVHAGDEVIFFEPAFDSYAPVVRLQGATPIAIKLKVPQFAIDWDEVRATITPRTRMIIINTPHNPSGQVLSAEDLAQLATLTRNSDIIVLSDEVYEHILFDGRRHHGMATHPELAQRSVIVSSLGKTFHVTGWRVGYCLAPAELMNEVVKVHQFLMYAADTPMQVAFADWLREPAHYQSLAGFWQQKRDLLALMLQESPFELLPTAGSFFMLASYRHFSDESDSEMVKRLIIGHGVATIPLSAFYTDGTDNRLIRLSFAKDEATLQAGAQALCLLKAR